The following proteins are encoded in a genomic region of Desulfosporosinus youngiae DSM 17734:
- a CDS encoding tyrosine-type recombinase/integrase: MTVEPIREKAKIKQLYQYLNGSDPKYALIFKFGINTGLRISDIISLKVTDIFNEKLQFREYLIINEKKTAKEKKIKINETLRKCLHIYVKTRNLALDDYLFQSQKGGYLGRIQIYRVLKEAATVMGIENFGTHSLRKTWGYWTYKMSKYNIGLIMDTFNHSSASITLRYIGINQDQKDELYSMVQL; this comes from the coding sequence ATGACTGTTGAACCGATTAGAGAAAAAGCCAAGATTAAGCAGCTTTATCAATATTTGAATGGAAGCGATCCGAAATATGCCTTGATTTTTAAGTTTGGTATTAATACCGGCTTGAGAATCAGCGATATCATATCTCTTAAGGTGACTGATATTTTTAACGAAAAGTTGCAATTCAGAGAGTATCTGATTATAAACGAAAAGAAAACAGCCAAAGAAAAGAAGATTAAAATAAATGAAACCTTGCGCAAATGTCTTCATATTTATGTTAAAACACGGAATCTAGCCTTAGATGACTACCTTTTTCAAAGTCAAAAAGGCGGTTATTTAGGAAGAATCCAGATTTACAGGGTGCTGAAGGAAGCTGCAACGGTAATGGGTATTGAAAACTTTGGCACTCACAGTTTAAGAAAAACATGGGGTTATTGGACATATAAGATGTCTAAGTACAATATAGGGCTTATTATGGACACCTTTAATCACAGCTCAGCCAGTATCACTCTCCGCTATATTGGCATCAATCAAGATCAAAAAGACGAGCTGTATTCTATGGTTCAACTATAA
- the cas7c gene encoding type I-C CRISPR-associated protein Cas7/Csd2, whose protein sequence is MSILQNKIDFAAIVSVTRANINGDPLNGNRPREDYDGHGIFSDVAVKRKLRNRLQDLGECIFVQSDDRSDDGYKSLKDRADGYEEFKAEMGKGKKADRDKCMQIACRKWFDVRAFGQVFAFKGDEVSVGVRGPVSVQQAVSVSPIDIVGMQITKSVNSEAGKSGKSSDTMGMKHFVNFGLYVIRGSINCQLAEKTGFTHEDAERFKEALRTLFENDASSARPEGSCEVCRVYWWEHGDKTPKETSAMIQRALHITPKKDVPQSFADYEIELKPTECVPEIIDLV, encoded by the coding sequence ATGAGCATTCTGCAAAATAAGATTGACTTTGCGGCCATCGTTTCAGTCACACGGGCCAATATTAACGGGGACCCCCTCAACGGAAACCGTCCCCGGGAAGATTATGACGGGCATGGGATTTTTTCGGATGTGGCCGTCAAGCGCAAGCTTCGCAACCGGCTTCAGGATCTGGGTGAGTGCATCTTTGTCCAGTCTGATGACCGTTCGGACGACGGGTACAAAAGTTTGAAGGACCGGGCGGATGGTTATGAGGAGTTTAAAGCGGAAATGGGCAAAGGGAAGAAAGCAGACCGGGATAAGTGCATGCAAATCGCTTGCCGCAAATGGTTTGATGTGCGGGCTTTCGGCCAGGTCTTTGCTTTTAAAGGGGATGAGGTATCCGTGGGAGTGCGCGGCCCGGTGTCGGTGCAGCAGGCGGTCAGTGTTTCACCGATTGATATTGTGGGTATGCAAATCACCAAGAGCGTGAACAGTGAAGCGGGAAAGAGCGGCAAATCATCGGACACCATGGGAATGAAGCATTTCGTTAATTTCGGTTTGTATGTGATCCGGGGCAGCATCAATTGCCAATTGGCGGAGAAAACCGGTTTCACTCATGAGGATGCCGAAAGGTTTAAAGAGGCATTGCGCACCTTGTTTGAAAATGATGCCTCTTCGGCGCGGCCCGAGGGTTCTTGTGAAGTATGCAGGGTTTACTGGTGGGAGCATGGGGATAAAACACCGAAAGAAACATCGGCAATGATCCAGCGGGCTTTGCATATCACGCCTAAAAAAGATGTTCCCCAATCCTTTGCTGATTATGAGATTGAGCTGAAGCCGACGGAGTGTGTTCCTGAAATCATCGATTTGGTTTAA
- a CDS encoding MarR family winged helix-turn-helix transcriptional regulator — MEMAECINFLLTQAQQKVFKCLKSELEPFNVTPVQYGVLQCLWDEGGQTPKQIGNVLGLDSSTITGILDRLENKALIIRNSCIGDRRAIKVELTEKGSELREPIGKIVEDVNIEVLKQFSSEEIAELKKILKRI, encoded by the coding sequence ATGGAAATGGCTGAATGTATTAATTTCTTACTAACTCAGGCACAACAAAAAGTTTTTAAATGTTTAAAGTCAGAACTTGAACCGTTTAACGTAACTCCTGTGCAATATGGAGTATTACAATGTCTTTGGGATGAAGGTGGCCAAACCCCCAAGCAAATTGGGAATGTTTTAGGTTTAGATAGTTCAACTATCACTGGAATCCTTGATAGATTGGAAAACAAAGCATTGATTATCAGGAATAGTTGTATAGGAGATCGGCGAGCCATCAAAGTCGAATTAACTGAAAAAGGATCTGAATTGCGTGAGCCAATAGGTAAAATTGTTGAAGACGTAAATATAGAAGTATTAAAACAATTTAGTTCAGAAGAAATAGCTGAATTAAAGAAAATTTTAAAGCGAATTTAA
- a CDS encoding HD-GYP domain-containing protein: MSGFLSKEDIYDKNGVLLLSKGHKITREVAKKLLKLGSFKAEGLIGFDAKQKTTSSSIIQAFGGRKKIRNNRGLEYPNKILSTIIFESKTNPWWIYVNALSNYVDWLYTHSIDVAIISLMMAVELKYNDKELWNIGLGALLHDVGKLLVPKHIIQKPGPLNKVEKVYIWQHCELGMCSLEPFDLPKECTDMVLQHHERLDGSGYPKGLKGDEICRNAKIVMIADAVDAITSGRPYKQPQEMETAIEMLRNDEEKYSQELIALLEKILELC; the protein is encoded by the coding sequence ATGTCTGGCTTTTTATCAAAAGAAGATATCTATGACAAGAATGGGGTATTGCTGCTGAGCAAAGGTCATAAAATAACGCGTGAAGTTGCCAAAAAGCTGTTAAAGCTTGGCAGCTTTAAAGCAGAAGGGCTGATCGGCTTCGATGCCAAACAAAAGACGACATCGTCTTCGATTATCCAGGCATTCGGAGGAAGAAAGAAGATCCGTAACAATCGCGGTCTGGAATATCCGAACAAGATATTAAGCACTATCATCTTTGAGTCTAAAACAAATCCTTGGTGGATCTACGTCAACGCCTTGAGTAATTATGTGGATTGGTTATATACACATTCCATTGATGTTGCCATTATTTCGTTGATGATGGCCGTGGAGCTAAAATACAATGATAAAGAACTTTGGAATATAGGATTGGGTGCTCTTCTCCATGATGTAGGCAAGCTGTTGGTCCCAAAACACATTATTCAAAAACCCGGGCCTCTAAACAAAGTGGAAAAGGTCTATATTTGGCAGCATTGTGAGTTGGGCATGTGTTCTCTGGAACCGTTTGATCTTCCCAAGGAATGCACGGATATGGTTTTGCAGCATCACGAGCGGTTGGACGGAAGTGGATATCCCAAAGGACTCAAGGGAGATGAAATCTGCCGCAACGCCAAAATCGTAATGATTGCCGATGCCGTTGATGCCATTACCTCCGGCCGACCTTATAAGCAACCGCAAGAAATGGAGACTGCCATAGAGATGCTAAGAAATGACGAAGAAAAGTATTCCCAAGAATTAATTGCTTTGCTGGAAAAGATACTGGAATTATGCTGA
- the cas4 gene encoding CRISPR-associated protein Cas4, whose protein sequence is MEYQEDDFLLLSGIQHYVFCKRQWALIHIEQQWQENLRTVEGAILHEKTHDSTIREKRGTLIISRGMGVFSRTLGITGACDVVEFHKSRDGVTLYGRQETYLPVPVEYKRGKPKQDNADVLQLCAQAMCLEEMLLCTIPEGYLYYGEPKRRTKVTLDEEIREEVIRICWEMHELYDKRYTPKVKTTKACKACSLKELCLPKLCKNPSALDYMRKTIAEIEVDP, encoded by the coding sequence ATGGAATATCAAGAAGACGATTTCCTGCTCTTGTCGGGCATCCAGCACTATGTGTTTTGCAAACGCCAGTGGGCCTTGATCCACATCGAACAGCAGTGGCAGGAGAATCTGCGTACCGTGGAGGGGGCCATTCTGCATGAGAAAACCCATGACAGCACCATCAGGGAAAAGCGGGGAACTCTGATCATTTCCCGGGGGATGGGAGTTTTCTCCCGTACCCTGGGGATCACCGGGGCCTGTGATGTAGTGGAGTTCCATAAGTCCCGGGACGGCGTCACGCTTTACGGCAGGCAGGAAACCTATTTGCCGGTGCCGGTGGAGTACAAACGGGGCAAACCCAAACAGGATAATGCGGATGTGCTCCAATTATGCGCCCAGGCTATGTGCCTGGAAGAGATGCTTTTATGTACTATCCCGGAGGGGTACTTATATTATGGAGAACCCAAACGCAGAACAAAAGTTACCTTGGACGAGGAGATCCGGGAGGAAGTCATCAGGATTTGCTGGGAGATGCATGAGCTCTATGACAAGAGATACACTCCTAAAGTCAAAACCACTAAGGCCTGCAAGGCTTGTTCCCTTAAGGAGCTTTGTCTGCCTAAGTTATGCAAGAATCCGTCGGCCCTGGACTATATGAGGAAAACCATTGCAGAGATTGAGGTTGATCCATGA
- the cas1c gene encoding type I-C CRISPR-associated endonuclease Cas1c translates to MRKLLNTLYVTSPNTYLSLDGENIVILKEDVEALRVPLHNLEGIIAFGYTGASPALMGACAKRNIALSFMKSSGKFLGRVVGEVRGNVTLRKAQYRLSDDGTESHRIAKSFILGKIYNSRWVVERATRDHGARLDVEKLKGVCQTLANALKSVENSKDLEQLRGVEGEAAAQYFRVLDDLILRQKEDFYFKVRNKRPPLDNVNALLSFAYTLLAHDAAAALETVGLDPYVGFLHRDRPGRISLALDLMEELRAVYADRFVLSLINRREVSPDGFTRMENGAVIMDDDTRRNVLKAWQSRKQEEIKHPFLQEKMEWRLVPYAQAMLLARFIRGDLDGYPAFMWK, encoded by the coding sequence ATGAGAAAATTATTGAATACCCTCTATGTGACGTCCCCTAATACTTATCTATCCCTTGATGGAGAAAATATTGTGATTTTAAAGGAGGATGTGGAGGCCTTGAGAGTTCCTCTGCATAATCTGGAAGGCATTATCGCCTTTGGCTATACCGGGGCCAGCCCGGCCTTGATGGGGGCTTGTGCCAAACGCAATATCGCCTTGAGCTTTATGAAATCCAGCGGGAAATTCCTGGGCAGGGTAGTGGGGGAAGTCAGGGGGAATGTCACCCTAAGAAAAGCCCAGTACAGACTTTCCGACGATGGGACGGAAAGCCATAGAATCGCCAAGAGCTTCATTTTGGGAAAAATATATAACTCCCGCTGGGTGGTGGAGCGGGCTACCCGGGATCATGGGGCCAGGCTGGATGTAGAAAAGTTAAAAGGCGTCTGCCAAACCTTGGCCAATGCTCTGAAATCGGTTGAGAACAGCAAGGATTTGGAGCAGCTGCGGGGAGTGGAAGGGGAAGCGGCAGCCCAATATTTCAGGGTGCTGGATGATTTGATTCTCCGGCAAAAGGAGGACTTTTATTTTAAGGTTCGGAATAAACGCCCTCCTTTGGACAATGTCAACGCCCTGCTCTCTTTTGCCTATACCTTATTGGCTCATGATGCTGCTGCGGCACTGGAAACGGTGGGGTTGGACCCCTATGTAGGATTTTTGCACCGGGACAGGCCGGGGAGGATTTCCTTGGCCTTGGATCTGATGGAAGAACTGCGGGCCGTCTATGCGGATCGTTTTGTCCTTTCTCTGATTAACAGACGGGAGGTCAGTCCCGATGGATTTACCAGGATGGAAAATGGAGCCGTCATCATGGATGACGATACGAGAAGAAATGTCCTAAAGGCGTGGCAAAGCAGGAAACAGGAGGAGATAAAGCATCCTTTTCTGCAGGAGAAAATGGAGTGGAGGCTTGTGCCCTATGCTCAGGCCATGTTGTTGGCCCGGTTTATTCGGGGGGATCTGGACGGATATCCGGCCTTTATGTGGAAGTAG
- the cas5c gene encoding type I-C CRISPR-associated protein Cas5c, translating to MEVKRNTVEFLVRGDRALFADPVTRVGGEKTSYYVPTYEALKGILASVYWKPTLVWMIDAVRVMNMIQTASEGVRTRNYDGGNDLSVYTYLKDVSYQVRAHFIWNENRPELAADRNEHKHHNIARRMIERGGRRDIFLGARECQGTVEPCVFGEGAGIYDQVEELHLGYMFHGFTYADEALREAEKGHMSVRFHHVVMKRGVIEFPGPEEIPDRDRRILHKMPVKPFGEAGGNFSGLAEFAGEGVAE from the coding sequence ATGGAAGTCAAGCGAAATACCGTGGAGTTCCTGGTCAGGGGAGACAGGGCCTTGTTTGCCGATCCGGTCACCCGGGTGGGAGGAGAAAAAACCAGTTACTATGTGCCTACTTATGAAGCTTTGAAAGGGATACTGGCCTCCGTCTACTGGAAGCCAACCCTGGTTTGGATGATTGACGCGGTCCGGGTGATGAACATGATTCAAACGGCGTCAGAAGGAGTCCGCACCAGAAATTACGATGGCGGCAACGATTTGTCTGTCTATACCTATCTGAAAGATGTCAGCTATCAGGTCCGGGCCCATTTCATCTGGAATGAAAACCGGCCGGAGCTGGCTGCCGACCGTAATGAGCATAAACACCACAATATTGCCCGGCGCATGATTGAGCGGGGCGGAAGGCGGGATATTTTTCTGGGAGCCAGGGAATGTCAGGGGACGGTGGAACCCTGTGTCTTCGGCGAGGGAGCGGGCATCTATGATCAGGTGGAGGAGCTTCATCTGGGCTATATGTTTCACGGCTTTACCTATGCGGATGAAGCGCTGCGGGAGGCGGAAAAGGGGCATATGAGCGTACGCTTTCATCATGTGGTCATGAAAAGGGGTGTGATCGAATTCCCTGGCCCGGAAGAGATTCCGGATCGGGACAGACGCATCCTCCATAAAATGCCGGTCAAGCCCTTCGGAGAAGCTGGCGGTAATTTTTCAGGTCTGGCCGAATTTGCCGGGGAGGGGGTGGCGGAATGA
- a CDS encoding thioesterase family protein yields the protein MKSTLQSGLYYEFKFTVPENKTVPYLYPESEEFQAMPKVFGTGFMVGLFEWACIKAINPHLDWPNEQTVGTDVKLSHLAATPPGLTVTVKLRLEKIEGKKLFFHVEAHDGIDLISEGTHERFVIDAAKFNEKVNRKSKTESVTE from the coding sequence ATGAAAAGTACTTTACAATCCGGTTTGTATTATGAGTTTAAGTTTACTGTTCCAGAAAACAAAACTGTTCCTTATCTTTACCCTGAATCGGAAGAATTCCAAGCAATGCCTAAAGTGTTTGGAACGGGATTTATGGTGGGCTTATTTGAATGGGCATGTATTAAAGCTATCAATCCTCATTTGGATTGGCCTAATGAACAAACCGTTGGAACCGATGTTAAATTAAGCCACCTTGCCGCTACACCACCAGGTTTAACTGTTACCGTTAAACTACGGTTAGAAAAGATCGAAGGTAAAAAATTATTCTTTCATGTAGAGGCTCATGACGGGATAGACCTAATTTCTGAAGGCACTCATGAGAGATTCGTCATTGATGCGGCTAAGTTTAATGAAAAGGTAAACAGGAAATCAAAGACTGAAAGCGTGACTGAGTAA
- a CDS encoding CRISPR-associated helicase/endonuclease Cas3: MHTNSKRFIAHIRAADKQEQYVDEHNDHVADLAAAMAQSYGLANIAKFAGRHHDDGKNTPEFAAYIRAAAEGKKVVRGSVIHSTHGAMLVNELASSKLSPRLTAEMVRTAIMSHHGLRDCLSLDGDAVFAEAAEKVADSYKSVKEVVYHCYGGDLINQEFADACLDIRAMIKSIKSLTKQDKSLGSFQFYLAMFTRLLTSFVIDADRTDTACFEDKRALPQPKALDERRAMWETYLAHYEKELEELTKGKKPSSLDPYRGEISRSCAEFDGGEAGIFRLVVPCGAGKTLAALRYALHTARDYGKERIFYVAPFNSILEQNAAEISRFIGDPDAVLEHHSNIIFNDNESNDKKEEEKRYQLLTENWAQSPVVATTAVQFLNTLFGGKTSNLRRMQALGNSVIILDEIQALPIKVLKLFNGAMNFLATFCKTSVVLCSATQPLLDEVDKYQILPPKSIIADEEKYIKAFRRVKIVDCMTERGYSREDAADFIAGQLAEARSVLAIVNTKRGAREIFKQIRNRLADETPCRIVHLSTNMCPAHRSRVLRQLRAGLEDKESGEKMICISTSLIEAGVDVSFERVVRSLTGLDNIVQAAGRCNRNYETACGIVSIINLRDEQTGRLGYLKEARQATQELLYSIKTSPGRYPGGALSKAAMKEYYARYFYSLFAEMAYPLKFDPEHNLLHLLTSNPSGQRGFEEKYPQERLPDLKQAFREAGKAFSVIEDDGKVDVFIDYDHEAGNRLQKLKAATTLQEKRSALRQLQPYMVQLRENDWIQRQRLALTLEDAGILVLPPGYYDGEYGVDETLDIKMETLIF, encoded by the coding sequence CGCGGTTCGGTTATTCATTCCACTCACGGCGCTATGCTGGTCAACGAACTGGCTTCCTCAAAGCTGAGTCCCCGCTTAACCGCAGAAATGGTCCGGACGGCGATTATGAGCCATCACGGACTGAGGGACTGCCTTTCTCTGGACGGGGATGCCGTGTTTGCGGAAGCGGCGGAAAAGGTTGCCGATTCCTATAAAAGTGTAAAAGAGGTTGTTTATCACTGTTATGGCGGGGATTTGATCAATCAGGAATTTGCAGATGCCTGCCTTGATATCCGCGCCATGATCAAAAGCATTAAGTCACTGACCAAACAAGATAAGTCCTTAGGTTCTTTCCAATTTTACTTGGCTATGTTTACCCGCCTGCTCACATCCTTTGTCATAGATGCCGACCGGACAGATACCGCCTGTTTTGAAGACAAGCGAGCCTTGCCCCAGCCCAAAGCACTCGACGAGCGCCGGGCTATGTGGGAAACCTATCTAGCCCATTATGAAAAAGAACTGGAAGAGCTGACAAAAGGGAAAAAACCATCCAGCCTGGATCCTTACCGAGGGGAAATATCCAGGTCCTGTGCCGAATTTGACGGCGGCGAAGCGGGGATCTTTCGGTTGGTGGTGCCCTGCGGGGCAGGAAAAACCCTGGCCGCTCTCCGCTATGCCTTACATACTGCCCGGGATTATGGAAAAGAGCGCATTTTTTATGTCGCTCCCTTCAACTCCATTCTGGAGCAAAACGCAGCGGAAATCTCCAGGTTTATCGGGGACCCAGACGCTGTGCTGGAACATCATTCCAACATTATTTTTAATGATAATGAGAGCAACGATAAAAAGGAAGAGGAGAAAAGGTATCAACTGCTGACGGAAAACTGGGCCCAGTCCCCGGTGGTAGCTACCACCGCCGTTCAGTTCCTGAACACGTTGTTCGGGGGTAAGACCTCCAACCTGCGCCGGATGCAGGCTCTGGGGAATTCTGTGATTATCCTGGATGAAATCCAGGCCCTGCCCATTAAGGTTTTGAAGCTTTTTAACGGGGCTATGAATTTTCTGGCTACTTTCTGTAAAACTTCTGTGGTCCTCTGTTCCGCCACTCAGCCTCTTTTGGATGAGGTGGATAAATATCAGATCTTACCTCCGAAAAGCATCATTGCCGATGAAGAAAAATACATCAAGGCTTTCCGACGGGTGAAAATTGTGGACTGCATGACGGAGCGGGGTTATTCACGGGAAGATGCGGCGGATTTTATTGCCGGTCAACTGGCCGAGGCCCGGTCCGTGCTGGCCATTGTCAACACCAAACGAGGCGCTCGTGAAATTTTTAAGCAGATACGGAACAGGCTGGCAGATGAAACGCCCTGCCGGATTGTCCATCTCTCCACCAATATGTGCCCCGCTCATCGCAGCAGAGTCCTGCGTCAATTGCGCGCAGGGCTTGAGGATAAGGAGTCCGGTGAAAAGATGATCTGTATCAGTACATCCTTAATCGAAGCGGGAGTGGATGTGTCTTTTGAACGGGTTGTCCGTTCGCTGACCGGCCTGGATAATATTGTCCAGGCGGCGGGACGCTGCAACCGAAATTATGAAACCGCCTGCGGAATCGTCTCCATCATCAACCTCCGGGATGAACAGACAGGCAGGCTGGGTTATCTCAAAGAAGCCCGGCAGGCCACTCAGGAATTGCTGTACAGCATAAAAACCTCTCCCGGGCGTTATCCGGGAGGGGCTTTGTCCAAGGCCGCCATGAAAGAATATTATGCACGATACTTTTACTCTTTGTTTGCGGAAATGGCCTATCCCCTGAAGTTCGATCCGGAGCACAACCTGCTCCATTTGCTGACGAGCAATCCTTCCGGCCAAAGAGGATTTGAGGAAAAATATCCTCAGGAGCGGCTTCCCGATTTGAAGCAGGCCTTCAGAGAAGCGGGTAAGGCGTTTTCCGTGATCGAGGATGACGGAAAAGTAGATGTATTTATTGACTATGACCATGAGGCCGGGAACAGGCTGCAAAAGCTGAAGGCGGCAACGACCCTCCAGGAAAAACGTTCAGCCCTGCGGCAGCTTCAGCCTTACATGGTTCAGTTGCGGGAGAATGACTGGATTCAAAGGCAGCGCTTAGCTCTGACACTGGAGGACGCGGGCATTCTGGTGCTCCCCCCCGGTTACTATGACGGGGAGTATGGAGTGGATGAAACCCTGGACATTAAGATGGAAACACTGATCTTTTGA
- the cas8c gene encoding type I-C CRISPR-associated protein Cas8c/Csd1, producing MNWVSSLCALYDANAERAGKAEMWKGKSLVLFPVGYDTMEAQIEIHIDQEGNYLGARILEKEEAETLVPYPESRTSGIKALPLFDSLAYVAGDLSEAVTFYFPDAKNEKERQRKLVRLKESFPLYLADLKVWCESPFSHPKVKAIYRYVAKQTVAGDLIGSQVLGADENGIVSDKVKIQKASLDKAFVRFRVFMNDELLPEDILGDPNNAYDSAVWLDRTVQSSFIDYYLSTFQTTDLCYLTGEHMPRAKTHPLKIRGKWDTKAKLISANDDANFTYRGRFNTKDKETGYNEALSIGYVTSQKAHNALKWIIRRQGFSRDGVCIVAWENALRDLPDFYASAADILSRVTEEAGNEAEFEFEEESLPEEDEGDVPETNYASAAKFNAALDGYASKLSGISKMVVLALDSATPGRLAMTYYKELEASRYLKNLRLWHDSCAWKHEYIQDKKLKVYEGMVSLREIALAVYGTEQGEDNNSQLKLAKNSDNKAPLLVAVFERLRPCIIDGGAIPRDMVRAAVLKASNPLAYKAKFHYNKVLHIACSMVKRLYWEKLQRKESEGVILGMELDKTNRDRSYLYGRMLAVAERVERATYEKGETRITNAERYMQAFSRSPFRTWNVIWKNLQPYLAKLNPASREYYKNLLSGEITGLFKYKDRVSNEALDGKYLIGYDCQRTDLKRWPKEQSAPVGAILSPEETDEDYDDGEGEEPR from the coding sequence ATGAATTGGGTATCATCCCTTTGCGCTTTGTATGATGCCAACGCGGAGCGGGCCGGTAAAGCGGAGATGTGGAAGGGGAAGTCCCTGGTGCTGTTCCCTGTAGGGTACGATACCATGGAGGCGCAAATCGAAATTCATATTGATCAGGAGGGAAACTACCTCGGCGCGCGCATCCTGGAAAAGGAGGAAGCGGAAACCCTGGTCCCTTACCCGGAAAGCAGAACCAGCGGCATCAAAGCGTTGCCTCTTTTTGACTCCCTGGCCTATGTTGCCGGTGACCTGTCGGAGGCGGTGACCTTTTATTTCCCCGATGCTAAAAATGAAAAAGAAAGACAGCGCAAACTGGTGAGGCTGAAAGAGTCCTTTCCTCTTTACCTTGCAGACCTTAAGGTCTGGTGCGAATCCCCCTTTTCCCATCCCAAAGTAAAGGCTATCTATCGCTATGTTGCCAAGCAGACCGTTGCGGGAGATTTAATCGGGAGCCAGGTGTTAGGGGCTGATGAAAATGGTATCGTTTCCGATAAAGTGAAAATCCAAAAAGCCTCTCTGGATAAGGCTTTTGTCCGTTTCCGCGTATTTATGAATGATGAACTTCTGCCGGAGGATATTCTGGGTGATCCGAACAACGCTTATGACAGTGCCGTATGGCTGGACAGAACGGTGCAGAGCAGCTTTATCGACTATTACTTATCCACCTTTCAGACTACGGACCTTTGCTATCTGACCGGAGAACATATGCCCCGCGCCAAAACCCATCCACTGAAAATCCGGGGGAAATGGGATACCAAGGCCAAATTGATTTCCGCCAATGACGATGCGAACTTTACGTACCGGGGCAGGTTCAATACTAAAGACAAAGAAACAGGCTATAATGAGGCATTGTCCATAGGCTATGTCACTTCCCAGAAAGCCCATAATGCTTTGAAATGGATTATTCGCAGGCAAGGGTTCAGCCGGGATGGGGTCTGCATTGTGGCTTGGGAAAATGCCTTGCGGGATCTACCCGATTTCTACGCCAGTGCGGCTGATATTCTGTCCAGGGTAACAGAAGAAGCGGGAAATGAGGCTGAATTTGAATTCGAGGAAGAGAGCCTGCCTGAGGAGGACGAAGGGGATGTTCCGGAAACAAATTATGCCAGTGCGGCAAAATTTAATGCGGCGCTGGATGGCTATGCCTCGAAGCTGAGCGGTATTTCCAAGATGGTGGTTCTGGCTCTGGACAGTGCCACGCCGGGGAGATTGGCCATGACTTATTATAAGGAACTGGAGGCCTCCCGTTATCTTAAAAATCTTCGCCTGTGGCATGACAGTTGTGCCTGGAAACATGAATATATTCAGGATAAGAAACTGAAGGTTTATGAAGGGATGGTTTCCCTCCGGGAGATTGCCCTGGCCGTTTACGGTACGGAGCAAGGGGAGGACAATAACTCCCAGCTTAAGCTGGCCAAGAACAGCGATAATAAGGCGCCCCTGTTGGTTGCCGTTTTTGAACGATTGCGCCCGTGCATTATTGACGGCGGGGCGATCCCCCGGGATATGGTGCGGGCGGCCGTCCTGAAGGCCTCCAACCCTTTGGCTTATAAAGCGAAATTTCATTACAATAAGGTTCTGCATATCGCTTGCTCTATGGTGAAGCGTCTTTATTGGGAGAAGCTGCAGCGCAAGGAAAGTGAAGGAGTGATTTTGGGGATGGAGCTTGATAAAACGAACCGGGACAGGAGCTATCTTTACGGGCGCATGCTGGCTGTGGCGGAACGGGTGGAGAGAGCCACCTATGAGAAAGGGGAAACGCGGATTACTAATGCGGAGCGGTATATGCAGGCATTTTCCCGCAGTCCCTTCCGGACCTGGAATGTTATCTGGAAAAATCTGCAGCCCTATCTGGCAAAGCTGAATCCTGCTTCCAGAGAGTATTACAAGAATCTGCTGAGTGGTGAAATCACGGGGTTATTTAAATACAAAGACCGCGTATCTAACGAAGCCCTGGACGGAAAATACCTGATCGGCTATGACTGTCAACGAACGGATTTGAAGCGCTGGCCCAAGGAGCAGTCTGCTCCGGTGGGGGCAATTCTTTCGCCGGAAGAAACGGATGAAGATTATGATGATGGAGAAGGAGAGGAACCTAGATGA